One stretch of Portunus trituberculatus isolate SZX2019 chromosome 23, ASM1759143v1, whole genome shotgun sequence DNA includes these proteins:
- the LOC123507902 gene encoding TBC1 domain family member 13-like isoform X2, which produces MGHRIMAAYKARLLEFDALLKEEAIDVRRLRDLCFSGVPDEGGRRALCWKLLLHYLPLDRSQWNDTLNKKRAQYNHFVEEMVVEPARLSKNGSGNNHVEDHPLNPNPESQWGSFFKDNEVLAQIDKDVRRLCPDIMFFQRGTQFPCEVIVNDPEVERLHRRVTHSSLTATAVTRKGLGITKLEASNRRSAQTEDYHPLPPGSEAHWEVVERILFIYAKLNPGQSYVQGMNEIIGPIYYTFANDPNMAFRENAEADCFWCFISLMGEIRDFFIRTLDDSASGIGAMMERLMSNLRHHDHQLWNRLRTQELRPQFFSFRWLTLLLSQEFDLPDVIRVWDSLFADADRFSYLIQVCTAMMVTTLRWTSRHCSAKPPS; this is translated from the exons ATGGGTCACAGAATCATGGCTGCATACAAAGCGAG GCTGTTGGAGTTCGACGCGttactgaaggaggaggcgaTAGACGTGAGGCGCCTGCGGGACCTGTGCTTCAGcg GAGTGCCAGATGAAGGAGGCCGGCGAGCATTGTGCTGgaagctgctgctgcactacctGCCCCTTGACAGGTCACAGTGGAACGACACACTCAACAAGAAGAGGGCACAGTACAACCACTTTGTCG AGGAGATGGTGGTTGAACCGGCCAGACTGAGCAAGAATGGCAGTGGCAACAACCATGTGGAGGATCACCCACTCAACCCCAACCCTGAGTCACAATGGGGATCCTTCTTCAAAGACAATGAGGTCCTCGCACAGATTGATAAGGATGTCAG ACGATTGTGTCCTGACATCATGTTCTTCCAGCGAGGGACACAATTTCCCTGTGAGGTGATTGTGAACGACCCGGAGGTGGAGAGACTGCACCGGCGGGTGactcactcctccctcaccgCCACAGCCGTCACCAGGAAGGGCCTCGGCATCACCAAG CTAGAGGCATCAAACAGGAGAAGTGCCCAGACTGAGGACTACCACCCTCTGCCGCCGGGCTCAGAAGCCCACTGGGAAGTGGTGGAGAGAATCCTCTTCATCTATGCCAAGCTCAACCCCGGCCAGTCCTATGTGCAGGGCATGAATGAGATCATCGGTCCTATCTACTACACGTTTGCCAATGATCCAAACATGGCTTTCAGAG AAAATGCTGAGGCAGACTGCTTCTGGTGCTTCATATCCCTGATGGGGGAGATCCGTGACTTTTTCATTCGCACGTTGGATGACAGCGCGAGTGGTATTGGCGCCATGATGGAGCGCCTCATGTCCAACCTGCGGCACCATGACCACCAGCTGTGGAACAGACTCAGGACACAGGAGCTCCGACCTCAATTCTTCAGTTTCAG ATGGCTCACTCTGCTGCTGTCCCAGGAATTTGACCTGCCTGACGTGATACGGGTGTGGGACTCTCTGTTTGCTGATGCAGATCGCTTCAGTTACCTGATCCAAGTCTGCACAGCAATGATGGT CACTACCCTCCGGTGGACGTCCAGGCACTGCTCAGCAAAGCCACCGAGctga
- the LOC123507902 gene encoding TBC1 domain family member 13-like isoform X1, with product MGHRIMAAYKARLLEFDALLKEEAIDVRRLRDLCFSGVPDEGGRRALCWKLLLHYLPLDRSQWNDTLNKKRAQYNHFVEEMVVEPARLSKNGSGNNHVEDHPLNPNPESQWGSFFKDNEVLAQIDKDVRRLCPDIMFFQRGTQFPCEVIVNDPEVERLHRRVTHSSLTATAVTRKGLGITKLEASNRRSAQTEDYHPLPPGSEAHWEVVERILFIYAKLNPGQSYVQGMNEIIGPIYYTFANDPNMAFRENAEADCFWCFISLMGEIRDFFIRTLDDSASGIGAMMERLMSNLRHHDHQLWNRLRTQELRPQFFSFRWLTLLLSQEFDLPDVIRVWDSLFADADRFSYLIQVCTAMMVLQRDVMLQNDFGSNMKILQHYPPVDVQALLSKATELKEGQEPLSDPSPPEDSS from the exons ATGGGTCACAGAATCATGGCTGCATACAAAGCGAG GCTGTTGGAGTTCGACGCGttactgaaggaggaggcgaTAGACGTGAGGCGCCTGCGGGACCTGTGCTTCAGcg GAGTGCCAGATGAAGGAGGCCGGCGAGCATTGTGCTGgaagctgctgctgcactacctGCCCCTTGACAGGTCACAGTGGAACGACACACTCAACAAGAAGAGGGCACAGTACAACCACTTTGTCG AGGAGATGGTGGTTGAACCGGCCAGACTGAGCAAGAATGGCAGTGGCAACAACCATGTGGAGGATCACCCACTCAACCCCAACCCTGAGTCACAATGGGGATCCTTCTTCAAAGACAATGAGGTCCTCGCACAGATTGATAAGGATGTCAG ACGATTGTGTCCTGACATCATGTTCTTCCAGCGAGGGACACAATTTCCCTGTGAGGTGATTGTGAACGACCCGGAGGTGGAGAGACTGCACCGGCGGGTGactcactcctccctcaccgCCACAGCCGTCACCAGGAAGGGCCTCGGCATCACCAAG CTAGAGGCATCAAACAGGAGAAGTGCCCAGACTGAGGACTACCACCCTCTGCCGCCGGGCTCAGAAGCCCACTGGGAAGTGGTGGAGAGAATCCTCTTCATCTATGCCAAGCTCAACCCCGGCCAGTCCTATGTGCAGGGCATGAATGAGATCATCGGTCCTATCTACTACACGTTTGCCAATGATCCAAACATGGCTTTCAGAG AAAATGCTGAGGCAGACTGCTTCTGGTGCTTCATATCCCTGATGGGGGAGATCCGTGACTTTTTCATTCGCACGTTGGATGACAGCGCGAGTGGTATTGGCGCCATGATGGAGCGCCTCATGTCCAACCTGCGGCACCATGACCACCAGCTGTGGAACAGACTCAGGACACAGGAGCTCCGACCTCAATTCTTCAGTTTCAG ATGGCTCACTCTGCTGCTGTCCCAGGAATTTGACCTGCCTGACGTGATACGGGTGTGGGACTCTCTGTTTGCTGATGCAGATCGCTTCAGTTACCTGATCCAAGTCTGCACAGCAATGATGGT ATTGCAAAGAGATGTAATGCTGCAGAATGATTTTGGCTCCAATATGAAAATTCTGCAG CACTACCCTCCGGTGGACGTCCAGGCACTGCTCAGCAAAGCCACCGAGctgaaggaaggacaagaaccTCTGAGTGATCCTTCTCCTCCAGAGGACTCAAGTTGA